In Oreochromis aureus strain Israel breed Guangdong linkage group 20, ZZ_aureus, whole genome shotgun sequence, the following are encoded in one genomic region:
- the nup210 gene encoding nuclear pore membrane glycoprotein 210 isoform X1, with amino-acid sequence MKALTLSLLVLLLLLTVYQVKCSSKLNIPKVLLPLARSTRINFTLETTEGCYRWSSTRPEVASIQAVDEDHIRGCSRKAVLQALSTQPSRLTSIILAEDVVTGQVLRCDAIVDIISEIQIVSTTRELHLEDSPLALRIHALDSEGNTFSTLAGLVFDWTLVKDVDVNGFSDSYNSLRVLKFSESTYTPPGYISEMERVGKQGDIILVSGLKTGHAKLKAKIQESLYKDVGAAEVRLLILENILLSPAHDIYLLAGTSIRYRVLKIRQGTITELSMPCDQYELHLQNSVVGTNGNPEVAVASLDPRTSTVTAVQLGHINVVLDHKSLRMQGVSRLPNSTLYVVEPGYLGFKIHPGDSWILETGRVYDIHIEVFDKSSNKIYLSDNVRIDTTFPSEYFEILESSLNGSYHHVRALKEGLTLIDATLKAVVDKSGNVHPLANPVHNEQDVEIYNPIVLSPSILTFPWQPKVGAYQYTIKATGGSGNFSWTSSNAAVATVTVKGVMTTVSDIGVSVIYAHDLRNPLHFGQMKVYVVEPVAMDFAPCPVEARLGLILDLPLRIFGLLEEGEKERVMLSDCSHFDLVVEQENHGIFELLDGRLAPGQDHCSGVRAKALAPGYTVLSVSYTHGNVHLSAKITIAAYLPLRAIDPVSVAVVTLGSSKDMLFEGGPRPWVLEPSKFFCNLSAEDEASLSLTLISPLSHNYNQRLVRATCRALGEQVLEVMVGNKASVTNPYPAVEPAVVKFVCAPPSRLTLVPVYTSPQLDLTCPLLQQNKQVVPVSNYRNPVLDLAAFDHQGRKFDNFSSLSMLWESTKVSLASIEPTMPMKLQLLREGNKQMKLHGRQEVLVHQQTGIAAITATALGYQVSHLTAAKVPSPYDPMTPVSATLELLLVEDVKISPDTVTIYNHPDVRVNLALREGSGHFFVNTSIKGMVNVVFQEAQGTAQVSPILPGMVKVMVHDLCLAFPAPAKATVHVSDILEVYVRVVDKVEIGKSVRAYVRVLDDNRKPFPASYFQFMNLKLKAASAIVSLKPLVESTESDTAVFLVKGVAIGQTTVSAVVVDKNGRKIASAPQQIEVFPPFKLIPRKMILLVGAMMQITSEGGPQPQSNILFSISNEEVASVNPMGHVRGIAVGNVSVTGLVQAVDAETGKLVVVSQDEVEVEVVVLTAIRIRAPITRMETGAQMPVYVMGLTNSQTPFSFGSVLPGFTFHWSTTKRDILDVQPRHVEANVELQSEHNFGMRVTGRTRGRTGLKVVLRVSDHTAQQLVNNLQELSDEIQIQVYDKLHMLNPKVEAGELLMAPNSALKLQTNRDGLGALSYRMLDGPDQVVIAQVDDKGFLFSGSLTGISSLLVTSQETFGVNQTLILAVKVVPVSYLRFSTSPVLHTNTKENLKAFPLGTVLTFTVHFHASTGEALHSSNSHLTFTTNRDDLVQVGVGPGNHTLTVRTVNVGLTLLAVWDSENMGVADYVPIPVGHAIHMDDAKKLVVGDVVCFHIQLTNPNGAHGTWSSSADGVLQVDPKTGAAVARDSGTATVYYEIPGILKTYREVVVESPTRTAAMAQATPVRNGKETKVLLTTKERGTNLIGTCSSNQIEAISQLQPETSVNCHLSFTSDIVDFSANDVFKTHVTFDPSIGFYTCSMTLQPITDQQTRVLSVSMTNLLVKAGLEGSTFSGVQVSARLPIEPGLYSDQTELLLSNVHPSAELTVYGPTAALSNVEVASTSPNIVVQEKEVHHGFPSFSKYTVSAVNPQAAVSASISISSASSDQNLVIPVTLIHVADPNAAIQAAASPVGHMEGGHSFHSFINSYQMMFCTLFALLAGTAIIIIVLHSVFTPRERAYHPAFIQRTPPSPVSGLDSPLSNSFNRTLPGTSLNSSPRYRLYSPDYKS; translated from the exons TTACAGGACAGGTGCTGCGTTGTGATGCTATTGTCGACATCATCAGTGAAATCCAGATAGTGTCCACCACCAGAGAGCTACATCTTGAGGATTCACCACTGGCACTCAGGATTCATGCACTGGACTCTGAAG GAAACACCTTCAGCACCCTTGCAGGTCTAGTGTTTGACTGGACCTTAGTGAAAGATGTAGATGTGAATGGATTCTCTGACTCGTACAATTCATTACG GGTACTTAAATTCTCAGAGTCCACATACACCCCTCCTGGATACATATCTGAAATGGAACGAGTTGGAAAACAGGGCGATATTATTTTAGTATCAGGACTGAAAACGGGACATGCAAAGCTGAAGGCAAAAATACAAGAATCTCTTTATAAG GATGTGGGTGctgcagaggtgaggctgctgaTCTTAGAGAACATCCTGCTGAGCCCCGCACACGATATCTACTTGCTGGCCGGAACTTCGATCAGATACAGAGTCTTGAAGATAAGACAGGGCACGATAACAG AGCTCTCCATgccttgtgatcagtatgagcTGCACCTTCAGAACAGTGTTGTTGGTACTAATGGAAACCCAGAAGTTGCTGTGGCCAGTCTAGATCCAAGAACCTCCACTGTTACAGCAGTTCAGCTGGGACACATCAATGTGGTGCTGGATCATAAGA GCCTTCGGATGCAAGGAGTGTCTCGCCTACCCAATAGCACCCTATATGTTGTTGAACCAGGCTATTTAG GTTTTAAAATTCACCCAGGAGATAGTTGGATTCTTGAAACTGGAAGAGTGTATGATATCCACATTGAAGTATTTGACAAGTCTAGCAACAAAATTTACCTATCTGAT aatGTCCGTATTGACACTACTTTCCCTTCGGAGTATTTTGAAATCCTGGAGTCTTCTTTGAATGGCTCATATCACCATGTCAGAGCACTCAAGGAAGGCCTGACGCTTATTGATGCAACCTTAAAAGCTGTCGTGGATAAA AGTGGAAATGTCCATCCTCTCGCCAACCCAGTCCACAATGAACAGGATGTGGAAATCTATAACCCCATAGTTCTTAGTCCCAGTATTCTCACATTTCCATGGCAGCCCAAAGTTGGAGCTTATCAGTACACAATAAAG GCAACAGGAGGTAGTGGAAATTTCAGCTGGACTTCCTCAAATGCAGCTGTTGCCACAGTGACTGTGAAAGGGGTGATGACTACAGTTAGTGACATAGGCGTCAGTGTAATTTATGCTCATGATCTACGTAACCCACTACACTTTGGCCAAATGAAG GTGTATGTTGTTGAGCCTGTAGCAATGGACTTTGCTCCTTGCCCAGTAGAAGCCAGGTTAGGCCTCATACTGGATCTGCCGCTCAGGATTTTTGGTCTGCTtgaagagggggaaaaagagcGGGTCATGTTAAGTGACTGTTCCCATTTTGACCTGGTGGTTGAACAGGAGAACCATGGCATCTTTGAACTACTAGACG GGAGGCTGGCTCCAGGCCAGGACCACTGCAGTGGAGTGAGAGCCAAAGCTTTGGCTCCTGGGTATACCGTGCTTAGTGTCAGCTACACTCACGGCAATGTTCATCTCAGTGCCAAGATCACCATTGCTGCCTATCTTCCTCTCAGA GCGATTGACCCTGTATCTGTTGCTGTGGTGACACTGGGATCATCgaaagacatgctgtttgaGGGTGGGCCGCGGCCTTGGGTCTTAGAGCCCTCGAAGTTTTTCTGCAACTTGAGTGCTGAAGATGAGGCCAGCCTGAGCCTTACCCTGATTAGTCCCTTGTCTCACAACTATAATCAGCGTTTGGTCAGGGCAACCTGCAGGGCCCTGGGAGAGCAG GTTCTGGAGGTGATGGTGGGGAACAAAGCCAGTGTGACCAATCCTTATCCCGCTGTAGAGCCAGCAGTCGTCAAGTTCGTTTGTGCTCCTCCATCCCGCCTTACTCTGGTCCCCGTGTATACGAGCCCACAGTTAGACCTGACCTGTCCGCTGCTGCAGCAGAATAAACAAGTG GTGCCTGTTTCAAATTACCGCAACCCTGTTTTGGATTTGGCTGCTTTTGATCATCAAGGAAGGAAGTTTGACAACTTTAGCTCTCTGAGCATGCTGTGGGAATCCACAAAGGTATCGCTGGCCAGTATTGAACCCACTATGCCAATGAAGCTTCAGTTGCTCAGGGAGGgcaacaaacaaatgaaacttCACG GACGGCAGGAAGTTCTTGTCCACCAGCAGACGGGAATTGCTGCCATTACAGCAACAGCTCTCGGTTACCAGGTTTCACACCTGACTGCAGCCAAAGTCCCCAGTCCA TACGACCCCATGACTCCTGTCTCAGCCACTCTGGAGCTTCTGCTGGTTGAAGATGTGAAGATTTCTCCTGACACAGTGACCATATACAACCACCCGGATGTGCGA gTGAATCTGGCTCTGCGAGAGGGTTCAGGGCACTTCTTTGTCAATACCAGCATTAAAGGGATGGTGAATGTGGTATTCCAGGAGGCTCAGGGCACCGCTCAG GTGTCTCCCATCCTTCCAGGCATGGTTAAGGTGATGGTTCATGACCTTTGCCTGGCTTTTCCAGCACCCGCCAAAGCAACTGTACATGTTTCTGACATCCTGGAGGTTTATGTAAGAGTGGTTGACAAG GTGGAGATTGGCAAATCTGTGAGAGCTTATGTCAGAGTCTTGGATGATAATAGGAAGCCATTCCCTGCCAGCTATTTCCAATTCATGAATCTTAAACTCAAGGCAGCTTCTGCAATAGTCTCTCTGAA ACCATTAGTGGAGTCCACAGAAAGCGATACTGCTGTTTTCTTGGTGAAAGGTGTTGCCATCGGTCAGACCACTGtatcagctgttgttgtggatAAAAATGGGAGAAAAATTGCTTCAGCGCCCCAGCAAATAGAG GTGTTTCCACCTTTCAAGCTAATCCCAAGGAAGATGATCCTGTTAGTTGGAGCAATGATGCAG ATCACATCTGAAGGTGGTCCTCAGCCTCAGTCCAATATCCTGTTCTCCATTTCCAATGAGGAAGTAGCTTCTGTTAATCCCATGGGCCATGTCAGAGGTATTGCTGTTGGAAATGTTTCTGTGACTGGACTGGTCCAAGCTGTTGACGCAGAAACCGGGAAGCTAGTTGTGGTGTCACAG GATGAAGTAGAAGTCGAAGTTGTGGTTTTGACTGCCATTCGAATCAGAGCACCTATTACACGAATGGAGACGGGAGCACAG ATGCCTGTATATGTGATGGGTTTGACCAACAGTCAAACACCCTTCTCATTTGGCAGTGTGCTACCTGGTTTTACCTTCCACTGGTCCACTACTAAGAGAGACATCCTGGATGTCCAGCCAAGACACGTTGAG GCTAATGTGGAGCTTCAGTCAGAGCACAACTTTGGCATGAGGGTGACTGGAAGAACGAGAGGGCGGACAGGGCTGAAGGTGGTACTCAGAGTTTCTGACCACACGGCTCAGCAGCTTGTGAACAACCtgcaggagctcagtgatgaGATCCAGATTCAG GTCTATGACAAGCTGCACATGCTTAATCCCAAAGTAGAGGCTGGGGAGTTACTGATGGCTCCGAACTCGGCTCTGAAACTCCAGACTAACAG GGATGGTTTGGGTGCGCTCTCCTATCGAATGTTAGATGGTCCCGACCAGGTTGTTATTGCTCAAGTAGATGATAAGGGCTTCCTCTTCTCTGGCTCTCTCACTGGCATCTCTTCTTTGCTGGTCACCTCACAAGAGACCTTTGGTGTCAATCAAACTCTCATCCTTGCTGTGAAG GTGGTGCCTGTGTCCTATTTGCGCTTCAGTACCAGTCCGGTGCTCCACACAAACACCAAAGAAAACCTGAAGGCTTTCCCCCTGGGAACTGTACTCACCTTTACTGTCCACTTTCATGCCAGCACTGGAGAAGCACTACACAGCTCCAACTCCCACCTTACATTTACCACAAACAG AGATGACCTTGTGCAGGTTGGGGTTGGGCCTGGTAATCACACCCTCACAGTGAGAACTGTTAATGTAGGACTCACACTCCTTGCAGTTTGGGACAGCGAAAACATGGGTGTGGCAGACTATGTTCCAATTCCAGTCGGACATGCTATTCATATGGATGATGCCAAAAAACTGGTGGTGGGAGATGTGGTCTGCTTCCATATCCAGTTAACCAATCCCAATG GTGCTCATGGCACTTGGAGCTCCTCTGCAGATGGTGTTCTTCAGGTGGACCCTAAAACTGGAGCAGCTGTAGCTAGAGACTCTGGGACAGCTACTGTGTACTATGAGATACCTGGTATTTTGAAAACATACAGAGAG GTAGTAGTGGAAAGTCCTACACGGACAGCAGCTATGGCACAGGCTACACCAGTCAGGAATGGCAAGGAGACAAAGGTTCTCCTGACAACCAAAGAAAGAGGAACCAACCTCATTG GAACCTGTTCCTCTAACCAGATTGAAGCTATTTCACAGCTGCAGCCAGAAACATCTGTAAACTGCCATCTCAGCTTTACCAGCGACATCGTCGATTTCTCTGCTAATGATGTCTTTAAAACACACGTCACCTTTGACCCCAGCATTG GCTTCTACACATGCTCCATGACCTTGCAGCCCATCACTGACCAGCAGACCCGCGTGCTCAGCGTATCCATGACCAACCTGCTGGTGAAGGCAGGCCTGGAGGGCAGTACTTTCTCTGGGGTACAAGTCAGTGCCAGACTGCCAATTGAGCCAGGCCTGTACTCAGACCAGACTGAGCTGCTGCTCTCAAACGTACACCCATCGGCTGAACTCACAGTCTATGGCCCTACTGCAGCCCTGTCCAATGTGGAG GTGGCGTCTACTTCTCCCAACATTGTTGTCCAAGAGAAGGAGGTACACCATGGCTTCCCCAGTTTCTCAAAGTACACCGTCAGTGCTGTGAACCCCCAGGCAGCAGTTTCTGCTTCCATTTCTATAAGCAGCGCTTCCTCCGACCAGAATCTCGTCATCCCAGTCACTTTGATTCACGTAGCTGATCCCAATGCTGCAATTCAAG CAGCTGCTTCTCCAGTTGGTCATATGGAGGGGGGCCACTCCTTCCACAGCTTCATAAACTCCTACCAGATGATGTTCTGCACCCTGTTCGCTCTGCTGGCTGGTACAGCTATCATCATAATCG TCCTCCATTCGGTGTTCACGCCAAGGGAACGAGCTTATCATCCTGCTTTCATCCAGAGGACACCGCCGTCACCAGTCTCAG GTTTAGACTCACCATTATCAAATTCTTTCAACCGCACGTTACCCGGGACCAGCCTAAACAGCAGCCCCAGGTACCGGCTCTATTCCCCAGACTACAAGTCCTGA
- the nup210 gene encoding nuclear pore membrane glycoprotein 210 isoform X2, translated as MKALTLSLLVLLLLLTVYQVKCSSKLNIPKVLLPLARSTRINFTLETTEGCYRWSSTRPEVASIQAVDEDHIRGCSRKAVLQALSTQPSRLTSIILAEDVVTGQVLRCDAIVDIISEIQIVSTTRELHLEDSPLALRIHALDSEGNTFSTLAGLVFDWTLVKDVDVNGFSDSYNSLRVLKFSESTYTPPGYISEMERVGKQGDIILVSGLKTGHAKLKAKIQESLYKDVGAAEVRLLILENILLSPAHDIYLLAGTSIRYRVLKIRQGTITELSMPCDQYELHLQNSVVGTNGNPEVAVASLDPRTSTVTAVQLGHINVVLDHKSLRMQGVSRLPNSTLYVVEPGYLGFKIHPGDSWILETGRVYDIHIEVFDKSSNKIYLSDNVRIDTTFPSEYFEILESSLNGSYHHVRALKEGLTLIDATLKAVVDKSGNVHPLANPVHNEQDVEIYNPIVLSPSILTFPWQPKVGAYQYTIKATGGSGNFSWTSSNAAVATVTVKGVMTTVSDIGVSVIYAHDLRNPLHFGQMKVYVVEPVAMDFAPCPVEARLGLILDLPLRIFGLLEEGEKERVMLSDCSHFDLVVEQENHGIFELLDGRLAPGQDHCSGVRAKALAPGYTVLSVSYTHGNVHLSAKITIAAYLPLRAIDPVSVAVVTLGSSKDMLFEGGPRPWVLEPSKFFCNLSAEDEASLSLTLISPLSHNYNQRLVRATCRALGEQVLEVMVGNKASVTNPYPAVEPAVVKFVCAPPSRLTLVPVYTSPQLDLTCPLLQQNKQVVPVSNYRNPVLDLAAFDHQGRKFDNFSSLSMLWESTKVSLASIEPTMPMKLQLLREGNKQMKLHGRQEVLVHQQTGIAAITATALGYQVSHLTAAKVPSPYDPMTPVSATLELLLVEDVKISPDTVTIYNHPDVRVNLALREGSGHFFVNTSIKGMVNVVFQEAQGTAQVSPILPGMVKVMVHDLCLAFPAPAKATVHVSDILEVYVRVVDKVEIGKSVRAYVRVLDDNRKPFPASYFQFMNLKLKAASAIVSLKPLVESTESDTAVFLVKGVAIGQTTVSAVVVDKNGRKIASAPQQIEVFPPFKLIPRKMILLVGAMMQITSEGGPQPQSNILFSISNEEVASVNPMGHVRGIAVGNVSVTGLVQAVDAETGKLVVVSQDEVEVEVVVLTAIRIRAPITRMETGAQMPVYVMGLTNSQTPFSFGSVLPGFTFHWSTTKRDILDVQPRHVEANVELQSEHNFGMRVTGRTRGRTGLKVVLRVSDHTAQQLVNNLQELSDEIQIQVYDKLHMLNPKVEAGELLMAPNSALKLQTNRDGLGALSYRMLDGPDQVVIAQVDDKGFLFSGSLTGISSLLVTSQETFGVNQTLILAVKVVPVSYLRFSTSPVLHTNTKENLKAFPLGTVLTFTVHFHASTGEALHSSNSHLTFTTNRDDLVQVGVGPGNHTLTVRTVNVGLTLLAVWDSENMGVADYVPIPVGHAIHMDDAKKLVVGDVVCFHIQLTNPNGAHGTWSSSADGVLQVDPKTGAAVARDSGTATVYYEIPGILKTYREVVVESPTRTAAMAQATPVRNGKETKVLLTTKERGTNLIGTCSSNQIEAISQLQPETSVNCHLSFTSDIVDFSANDVFKTHVTFDPSIGFYTCSMTLQPITDQQTRVLSVSMTNLLVKAGLEGSTFSGVQVSARLPIEPGLYSDQTELLLSNVHPSAELTVYGPTAALSNVEVASTSPNIVVQEKEVHHGFPSFSKYTVSAVNPQAAVSASISISSASSDQNLVIPVTLIHVADPNAAIQAASPVGHMEGGHSFHSFINSYQMMFCTLFALLAGTAIIIIVLHSVFTPRERAYHPAFIQRTPPSPVSGLDSPLSNSFNRTLPGTSLNSSPRYRLYSPDYKS; from the exons TTACAGGACAGGTGCTGCGTTGTGATGCTATTGTCGACATCATCAGTGAAATCCAGATAGTGTCCACCACCAGAGAGCTACATCTTGAGGATTCACCACTGGCACTCAGGATTCATGCACTGGACTCTGAAG GAAACACCTTCAGCACCCTTGCAGGTCTAGTGTTTGACTGGACCTTAGTGAAAGATGTAGATGTGAATGGATTCTCTGACTCGTACAATTCATTACG GGTACTTAAATTCTCAGAGTCCACATACACCCCTCCTGGATACATATCTGAAATGGAACGAGTTGGAAAACAGGGCGATATTATTTTAGTATCAGGACTGAAAACGGGACATGCAAAGCTGAAGGCAAAAATACAAGAATCTCTTTATAAG GATGTGGGTGctgcagaggtgaggctgctgaTCTTAGAGAACATCCTGCTGAGCCCCGCACACGATATCTACTTGCTGGCCGGAACTTCGATCAGATACAGAGTCTTGAAGATAAGACAGGGCACGATAACAG AGCTCTCCATgccttgtgatcagtatgagcTGCACCTTCAGAACAGTGTTGTTGGTACTAATGGAAACCCAGAAGTTGCTGTGGCCAGTCTAGATCCAAGAACCTCCACTGTTACAGCAGTTCAGCTGGGACACATCAATGTGGTGCTGGATCATAAGA GCCTTCGGATGCAAGGAGTGTCTCGCCTACCCAATAGCACCCTATATGTTGTTGAACCAGGCTATTTAG GTTTTAAAATTCACCCAGGAGATAGTTGGATTCTTGAAACTGGAAGAGTGTATGATATCCACATTGAAGTATTTGACAAGTCTAGCAACAAAATTTACCTATCTGAT aatGTCCGTATTGACACTACTTTCCCTTCGGAGTATTTTGAAATCCTGGAGTCTTCTTTGAATGGCTCATATCACCATGTCAGAGCACTCAAGGAAGGCCTGACGCTTATTGATGCAACCTTAAAAGCTGTCGTGGATAAA AGTGGAAATGTCCATCCTCTCGCCAACCCAGTCCACAATGAACAGGATGTGGAAATCTATAACCCCATAGTTCTTAGTCCCAGTATTCTCACATTTCCATGGCAGCCCAAAGTTGGAGCTTATCAGTACACAATAAAG GCAACAGGAGGTAGTGGAAATTTCAGCTGGACTTCCTCAAATGCAGCTGTTGCCACAGTGACTGTGAAAGGGGTGATGACTACAGTTAGTGACATAGGCGTCAGTGTAATTTATGCTCATGATCTACGTAACCCACTACACTTTGGCCAAATGAAG GTGTATGTTGTTGAGCCTGTAGCAATGGACTTTGCTCCTTGCCCAGTAGAAGCCAGGTTAGGCCTCATACTGGATCTGCCGCTCAGGATTTTTGGTCTGCTtgaagagggggaaaaagagcGGGTCATGTTAAGTGACTGTTCCCATTTTGACCTGGTGGTTGAACAGGAGAACCATGGCATCTTTGAACTACTAGACG GGAGGCTGGCTCCAGGCCAGGACCACTGCAGTGGAGTGAGAGCCAAAGCTTTGGCTCCTGGGTATACCGTGCTTAGTGTCAGCTACACTCACGGCAATGTTCATCTCAGTGCCAAGATCACCATTGCTGCCTATCTTCCTCTCAGA GCGATTGACCCTGTATCTGTTGCTGTGGTGACACTGGGATCATCgaaagacatgctgtttgaGGGTGGGCCGCGGCCTTGGGTCTTAGAGCCCTCGAAGTTTTTCTGCAACTTGAGTGCTGAAGATGAGGCCAGCCTGAGCCTTACCCTGATTAGTCCCTTGTCTCACAACTATAATCAGCGTTTGGTCAGGGCAACCTGCAGGGCCCTGGGAGAGCAG GTTCTGGAGGTGATGGTGGGGAACAAAGCCAGTGTGACCAATCCTTATCCCGCTGTAGAGCCAGCAGTCGTCAAGTTCGTTTGTGCTCCTCCATCCCGCCTTACTCTGGTCCCCGTGTATACGAGCCCACAGTTAGACCTGACCTGTCCGCTGCTGCAGCAGAATAAACAAGTG GTGCCTGTTTCAAATTACCGCAACCCTGTTTTGGATTTGGCTGCTTTTGATCATCAAGGAAGGAAGTTTGACAACTTTAGCTCTCTGAGCATGCTGTGGGAATCCACAAAGGTATCGCTGGCCAGTATTGAACCCACTATGCCAATGAAGCTTCAGTTGCTCAGGGAGGgcaacaaacaaatgaaacttCACG GACGGCAGGAAGTTCTTGTCCACCAGCAGACGGGAATTGCTGCCATTACAGCAACAGCTCTCGGTTACCAGGTTTCACACCTGACTGCAGCCAAAGTCCCCAGTCCA TACGACCCCATGACTCCTGTCTCAGCCACTCTGGAGCTTCTGCTGGTTGAAGATGTGAAGATTTCTCCTGACACAGTGACCATATACAACCACCCGGATGTGCGA gTGAATCTGGCTCTGCGAGAGGGTTCAGGGCACTTCTTTGTCAATACCAGCATTAAAGGGATGGTGAATGTGGTATTCCAGGAGGCTCAGGGCACCGCTCAG GTGTCTCCCATCCTTCCAGGCATGGTTAAGGTGATGGTTCATGACCTTTGCCTGGCTTTTCCAGCACCCGCCAAAGCAACTGTACATGTTTCTGACATCCTGGAGGTTTATGTAAGAGTGGTTGACAAG GTGGAGATTGGCAAATCTGTGAGAGCTTATGTCAGAGTCTTGGATGATAATAGGAAGCCATTCCCTGCCAGCTATTTCCAATTCATGAATCTTAAACTCAAGGCAGCTTCTGCAATAGTCTCTCTGAA ACCATTAGTGGAGTCCACAGAAAGCGATACTGCTGTTTTCTTGGTGAAAGGTGTTGCCATCGGTCAGACCACTGtatcagctgttgttgtggatAAAAATGGGAGAAAAATTGCTTCAGCGCCCCAGCAAATAGAG GTGTTTCCACCTTTCAAGCTAATCCCAAGGAAGATGATCCTGTTAGTTGGAGCAATGATGCAG ATCACATCTGAAGGTGGTCCTCAGCCTCAGTCCAATATCCTGTTCTCCATTTCCAATGAGGAAGTAGCTTCTGTTAATCCCATGGGCCATGTCAGAGGTATTGCTGTTGGAAATGTTTCTGTGACTGGACTGGTCCAAGCTGTTGACGCAGAAACCGGGAAGCTAGTTGTGGTGTCACAG GATGAAGTAGAAGTCGAAGTTGTGGTTTTGACTGCCATTCGAATCAGAGCACCTATTACACGAATGGAGACGGGAGCACAG ATGCCTGTATATGTGATGGGTTTGACCAACAGTCAAACACCCTTCTCATTTGGCAGTGTGCTACCTGGTTTTACCTTCCACTGGTCCACTACTAAGAGAGACATCCTGGATGTCCAGCCAAGACACGTTGAG GCTAATGTGGAGCTTCAGTCAGAGCACAACTTTGGCATGAGGGTGACTGGAAGAACGAGAGGGCGGACAGGGCTGAAGGTGGTACTCAGAGTTTCTGACCACACGGCTCAGCAGCTTGTGAACAACCtgcaggagctcagtgatgaGATCCAGATTCAG GTCTATGACAAGCTGCACATGCTTAATCCCAAAGTAGAGGCTGGGGAGTTACTGATGGCTCCGAACTCGGCTCTGAAACTCCAGACTAACAG GGATGGTTTGGGTGCGCTCTCCTATCGAATGTTAGATGGTCCCGACCAGGTTGTTATTGCTCAAGTAGATGATAAGGGCTTCCTCTTCTCTGGCTCTCTCACTGGCATCTCTTCTTTGCTGGTCACCTCACAAGAGACCTTTGGTGTCAATCAAACTCTCATCCTTGCTGTGAAG GTGGTGCCTGTGTCCTATTTGCGCTTCAGTACCAGTCCGGTGCTCCACACAAACACCAAAGAAAACCTGAAGGCTTTCCCCCTGGGAACTGTACTCACCTTTACTGTCCACTTTCATGCCAGCACTGGAGAAGCACTACACAGCTCCAACTCCCACCTTACATTTACCACAAACAG AGATGACCTTGTGCAGGTTGGGGTTGGGCCTGGTAATCACACCCTCACAGTGAGAACTGTTAATGTAGGACTCACACTCCTTGCAGTTTGGGACAGCGAAAACATGGGTGTGGCAGACTATGTTCCAATTCCAGTCGGACATGCTATTCATATGGATGATGCCAAAAAACTGGTGGTGGGAGATGTGGTCTGCTTCCATATCCAGTTAACCAATCCCAATG GTGCTCATGGCACTTGGAGCTCCTCTGCAGATGGTGTTCTTCAGGTGGACCCTAAAACTGGAGCAGCTGTAGCTAGAGACTCTGGGACAGCTACTGTGTACTATGAGATACCTGGTATTTTGAAAACATACAGAGAG GTAGTAGTGGAAAGTCCTACACGGACAGCAGCTATGGCACAGGCTACACCAGTCAGGAATGGCAAGGAGACAAAGGTTCTCCTGACAACCAAAGAAAGAGGAACCAACCTCATTG GAACCTGTTCCTCTAACCAGATTGAAGCTATTTCACAGCTGCAGCCAGAAACATCTGTAAACTGCCATCTCAGCTTTACCAGCGACATCGTCGATTTCTCTGCTAATGATGTCTTTAAAACACACGTCACCTTTGACCCCAGCATTG GCTTCTACACATGCTCCATGACCTTGCAGCCCATCACTGACCAGCAGACCCGCGTGCTCAGCGTATCCATGACCAACCTGCTGGTGAAGGCAGGCCTGGAGGGCAGTACTTTCTCTGGGGTACAAGTCAGTGCCAGACTGCCAATTGAGCCAGGCCTGTACTCAGACCAGACTGAGCTGCTGCTCTCAAACGTACACCCATCGGCTGAACTCACAGTCTATGGCCCTACTGCAGCCCTGTCCAATGTGGAG GTGGCGTCTACTTCTCCCAACATTGTTGTCCAAGAGAAGGAGGTACACCATGGCTTCCCCAGTTTCTCAAAGTACACCGTCAGTGCTGTGAACCCCCAGGCAGCAGTTTCTGCTTCCATTTCTATAAGCAGCGCTTCCTCCGACCAGAATCTCGTCATCCCAGTCACTTTGATTCACGTAGCTGATCCCAATGCTGCAATTCAAG CTGCTTCTCCAGTTGGTCATATGGAGGGGGGCCACTCCTTCCACAGCTTCATAAACTCCTACCAGATGATGTTCTGCACCCTGTTCGCTCTGCTGGCTGGTACAGCTATCATCATAATCG TCCTCCATTCGGTGTTCACGCCAAGGGAACGAGCTTATCATCCTGCTTTCATCCAGAGGACACCGCCGTCACCAGTCTCAG GTTTAGACTCACCATTATCAAATTCTTTCAACCGCACGTTACCCGGGACCAGCCTAAACAGCAGCCCCAGGTACCGGCTCTATTCCCCAGACTACAAGTCCTGA